One genomic window of Glycine max cultivar Williams 82 chromosome 16, Glycine_max_v4.0, whole genome shotgun sequence includes the following:
- the LOC100785709 gene encoding transmembrane 9 superfamily member 3, producing MRNLSFFFFFFFTFFAAVRSDPSDHRYKEGDPVPLYANKVGPFHNPSETYRYFDLPFCEPGDLKEKKEALGEVLNGDRLVSAPYKLEFQRDKELVSVCDRKLSKQDVARFRSAVRKDYYFQMYYDDLPIWGFIGKVDKEGKDPSDYRYFLYKHIHFDVFYNKDRVIEINVRTDPNALVDLTEDAEVQAEFLYTVKWKETNTPFEKRMDKYSQSSSLPHHLEIHWFSIINSCVTVLLLTGFLATILMRVLKNDFVKYAHDEESAEDQEETGWKYIHGDVFRFPKFKSLFAAALGSGTQLFTLTVFIFILALVGVFYPYNRGALFTALVVIYALTSGIAGYTATSFYCQLEGTNWVRNLLLTGCLFCGPLFLTFCFLNTVAIAYKATAALPFGTIVVIVLIWSLVTSPLLVLGGIAGKNSKAEFQAPVRTTKYPREIPPLPWYRGTIPQMAMAGFLPFSAIYIELYYIFASVWGHRIYTIYSILFIVFIILLIVTAFITVALTYFQLAAEDHEWWWRSFLCGGSTGLFIYTYCLYYYYARSDMSGFMQTSFFFGYMACICYGFFLMLGTVGFRAALLFVRHIYRSIKCE from the exons ATGAGGAacctctctttcttcttcttcttcttcttcaccttcTTCGCCGCCGTCAGATCTGATCCCTCAGATCACCGCTACAAAGAAGGCGACCCCGTCCCTCTCTACGCCAACAAAGTTGGCCCCTTCCACAACCCTAG cGAAACCTACCGTTACTTCGACCTTCCCTTTTGTGAACCAG GTGATTTGAAAGAGAAGAAGGAGGCGCTCGGGGAGGTGCTGAATGGGGACCGTTTGGTTAGCGCGCCATACAAGCTGGAGTTCCAGCGCGACAAGGAGTTGGTTTCCGTGTGCGACAGGAAGCTCTCCAAACAGGACGTGGCTCGGTTCAGATCCGCGGTGAGGAAGGACTACTACTTCCAGATGTACTACGACGACCTTCCTATTTGGGGCTTCATAGGGAAGGTTGACAAGGAAGGGAAGGACCCCAGTGATTATAGGTACTTCCTGTATAAGCACATTCACTTCGACGTCTTCTACAACAAGGACAGGGTCATTGAGATCAATGTGCGCACCGATCCCAATGCGCTGGTGGATCTCACCGAGGATGCTGAGGTTCAGGCCGAGTTTTTGTACACGGTTAAGTGGAAGGAGACTAACACGCCATTCGAGAAGAGGATGGACAAGTACTCGCAGTCTTCATCGCTGCCGCATCATTTGGAAATCCACTGGTTCTCGATTATCAACTCCTGTGTGACGGTGTTGCTCTTGACCGGGTTCCTCGCCACCATTTTGATGAGGGTGCTCAAGAATGATTTTGTCAA GTATGCACATGATGAGGAGTCTGCAGAGGATCAGGAAGAGACTGGGTGGAAATATATCCATGGGGATGTGTTTAGGTTCCCCAAGTTTAAGTCTCTGTTTGCGGCTGCGCTTGGATCTGGCACTCAGTTGTTTACCCT TACGGTGTTCATATTCATATTGGCGCTTGTTGGTGTGTTTTATCCATACAATCGAGGGGCGCTGTTTACTGCACTTGTTGTCATATATGCACTTACTTCAGGGATTGCTGGATACACTGCAACTTCATTCTATTGTCAGTTGGAAGGAACAAACTGG GTTAGGAATCTGCTGTTGACTGGATGCCTTTTCTGTGGACCTCTGTTTCTGACTTTCTGCTTTCTGAACACTGTTGCAATTGCTTACAAAGCTACTGCTGCTCTTCCATTTGGGACGATTGTGGTTATAGTTCTCATATGGTCACTTGTTACGTCTCCTTTGCTTGTATTGGGAGGCATTGCCGGGAAGAATAGCAAGGCTGAATTTCAAGCTCCTGTTCGGACAACTAAATATCCAAGGGAGATTCCACCTCTGCCTTGGTATCGTGGAACAATTCCTCAGATGGCGATGGCAGGATTTTTGCCTTTCAGTGCTATATACATTGAACTTTACTATATATTTGCCAGTGTTTGGGGCCACAGAATTTACACCATCTACAGCATCCTGTTCATTGTCTTCATCATTCTCTTGATTGTTACTGCTTTCATCACTGTGGCATTGACATACTTCCAGCTTGCTGCTGAGGATCATGAGTGGTGGTGGAG ATCATTCCTATGTGGTGGTTCAACTGGGTTATTTATCTATACCTACTGTCTGTATTACTACTATGCACGCTCCGACATGTCTGGATTCATGCAGACCTCATTTTTCTTCGGATACATGGCCTGTATATGCTACGGTTTCTTCTTAATGCTTGGAACTGTTGGATTCCGTGCTGCTTTGCTCTTTGTCCGCCACATTTATCGATCCATTAAGTGTGAGTAG